The Streptomyces sp. NBC_01317 genomic interval TCGAGATCGTGATACCGCGCTGGCGCTCCTCGGGAGCCTTGTCGATCTGGTCGAAGGCCGAGGCCTCGTTCAGGTCCGGAAACGCGTCGTGCAGCACCTTGGTAATGGCGGCCGTGAGGGTCGTCTTACCGTGGTCGATGTGACCGATGGTGCCGATGTTGACGTGCGGCTTGGTCCGCTCGAACTTCGCCTTCGCCACTGGGGTCCTCCTGGAGTGGTTCTGTACGCCTTACTCATCGGCGCCAGGTGATCTTTGCTGGGATGCCGGGGCCCGGAGCACCCAAGCCGTGTGGTGACGGCCGGAGTGCTCCCGGGCTTGCCGGAGACAAGGCTAAAGCGTGAACTCGGGAGAGTTACTCGCCCTTGGCCTTCGCGATGATCTCCTCGGCGACGTTCCTGGGAACCTCGGCGTAGGAGTCGAACTGCATCGAGTAGCTTGCGCGACCCGAGGTCTTGCTGCGGAGGTCTCCGACGTAGCCGAACATCTCCGAGAGGGGCACAAGGCCCTTCACGACGCGGGCGCCGCTGCGCTCCTCCATGGCCTGGATCTGGCCACGGCGGGAGTTCAGGTCGCCGATCACATCGCCCATGTAGTCCTCGGGCGTGGTGACCTCGACGGCCATCATCGGCTCCAGGAGTACGGGGGACGCCTTGCGAGCACCCTCCTTGAACGCCTGCGAACCAGCGATCTTGAAGGCGAGCTCCGAGGAGTCGACCTCGTGGTAACCACCGTCGAGAAGGGTGACGCGGACGCCCACCATCTCGTAGCCGGCCAGGATGCCGAACTGCATGGCTTCCTGGGCACCCGCGTCCACCGAGGGGATGTACTCACGGGGGATGCGGCCACCGGTGACCTTGTTGACGAACTCGTACGGCACGTCGGAATCGACGAGGGGCTCGATCGAGATCTGCACCTTGGCGAACTGACCCGTACCACCGGTCTGCTTCTTGTGGGTGTAGTCCACACGATCGACGGTCTTACGGATCGTCTCACGGTAAGCGACCTGCGGCTTACCGACGTTCGCCTCCACGCGGAACTCGCGCTTCATGCGGTCGACGAGTACCTCGAGGTGAAGCTCGCCCATACCACCGATGATGGTCTGGCCGGTCTCCTCGTCCGAGTGGACCTGGAAGGAGGGGTCCTCCTCCGCGAGGCGCTGGATGGCGACACCCAGACGCTCCTGGTCGCCCTTGGACTTGGGCTCGATCGCGACCTGGATCACCGGCGCCGGGAAGTCCATGGACTCCAGGATCACCGGGTGCTTGTCGTCGCTCAGCGTCTCACCGGTGGTGGTCTGCTTGAGGCCCATGACGGCGACGATGTCGCCGGCGCCCACCGACTCGATCTCCTCACGCTTGTTCGCGTGCATACGGTAGATCTTGCCGATGCGCTCCTTCTTGCCCTTCACGGAGTTCAGCACCGCGGTGCCGGCCTCCAGGCGGCCCGAATAAATCCGGACGAAGGTGAGCTTGCCCAGGTGCGGGTCGCTCGCGATCTTGAACGCGAGACCCGCGAACGGCTCGTCGTCCGACGGGCGGCGCTTGATGATCTTCTCCGGGTCCTTGACGTCGTGGCCTTCGATGGCGTCGACGTCGAGGGGAGAGGGCAGGTAGCGCACGACCGCGTCGAGCAGGGGCTGGACGCCCTTGTTCTTGAACGCCGTACCGCAGAAGACGGGGGTGACGGTGACCGAGTCCGCGGCGCCCTTGGAAGCCAGGGTGATACGACGGATCGCGGCGTAGAGCAGCTCCTGGGAAGGCTCCTGGCCCTCCAGGTACAGCTCCATGACCTCGTCGTCGTGCTCAGCGACGGCTTCGATGAGCTTGCCGCGCCACTCGTCGGCCGCCTCGGTGTGCGTGGCCGGGATGTCGACGGTGTCGTACATCTCGCCCTTGGTGGCCTCTTCGGACCACACGAGGGCCTTCATCGTCACGAGGTCGACGACGCCCTTGAAGTCACCCTCGGCGCCGATCGGCAGCTGCATGACCAGGGGCACCGCACCGAGGCGGTCGACGATCATGTCGACGCAGCGGTGGAACTCGGCGCCGGTCCGGTCGAGCTTGTTGATGAAGCAGATACGCGGAACGCCGTAACGGTCGGCCTGACGCCATACCGTCTCGGACTGCGGCTCCACACCGGCGACACCGTCGAAGACGGTGACGGCGCCGTCGAGGACGCGGAGCGAACGCTCCACCTCGACGGTGAAGTCCACGTGTCCCGGGGTGTCGATGATGTTGATGGTGTGGTCGACGTCCTCGAGCGGCCAGTGACAGGTGGTCGCGGCGGACGTGATCGTGATGCCGCGTTCCTGCTCCTGCTCCATCCAGTCCATCGTGGCAGCGCCGTCGTGGACTTCACCGATCTTGTAGCTCACACCGGTGTAGAAAAGGATGCGCTCGGTGGTGGTCGTCTTCCCCGCGTCGATGTGGGCCATGATCCCGATGTTGCGGACCTTGGCCAGGTCAAGCGAAGTGGTGGCCATTGTGGCTCAGTCTTCTCTCGGTCTCGAGGTGGGTAGCGACTACCAGCGGTAGTGCGCGAAGGCCTTGTTGGATTCGGCCATCTTGTGCGTGTCCTCACGCTTCTTGACGGCTGCGCCGAGGCCGTTCGAGGCGTCGAGCAGTTCGTTCATGAGGCGTTCGGTCATGGTCTTCTCGCGACGGGCGCGGGAGTAACCCACGACCCAGCGAAGTGCGAGGGTGGCGGCGCGACCGGGCTTGACCTCGATCGGCACCTGGTAGGTGGCGCCACCGACACGGCGGGACTTGACCTCGAGCGTGGGCTTGACGTTCTCAAGCGCGCGCTTCAGCGTGATGACCGGGTCGTTGCCGGTCTTGTCACGGAGGCCTTCCATCGCGCCGTACACGATCCGCTCGGCGGTGGAACGCTTGCCGTTGAGCAGGATCTTGTTGATCAGCGAGGTGACAAGAGGAGAACCGTAGACCGGGTCGATGATGACCGGGCGCTTCGGGGCAGGGCCCTTACGAGGCATTGTTTACTTCTCCTTCTTGGCGCCGTAGCGGCTGCGGGCCTGCTTGCGGTTCTTGACACCCTGGGTGTCGAGGGAACCGCGAATGATCTTGTAACGAACACCCGGCAGGTCCTTCACACGGCCACCACGCACGAGCACGATCGAGTGCTCCTGCAGGTTGTGTCCCTCACCCGGAATGTAGGCCGTGACCTCGATACCCGAGGTCAGGCGCACACGTGCGACCTTCCGCAGGGCCGAGTTCGGCTTCTTCGGGGTGGTCGTGAACACACGCGTGCACACGCCGCGACGCTGGGGGGAGCCGTCGAGCGCGGGTGTGTTGTTCTTCTCGACCTTGTCTTGCCGGCCCTTCCGGACCAGCTGCTGGATCGTAGGCACTACTTCTCCGGTTTCTGTGTGCCGTTCGTAAAACTAACCTGGAACGTCGCCGACCCACGCGGTCGGGTGTGTCGAATGCTGCGAACTCCCGCCGAGGCGAAAAAGCACAGATTGCGGTGGCCAGTACGCGAGCTCGTCATGCGGTTGATGACACGCACAGGAGCCCAGGCACACCCCAGGCACAAGGTAGGAGCGTACCTACCGCATTGACTCCGGTCAAAACAAATGCACAGAGGCCCATTTTCCAGGGCCCTGACATCCGCGACCGTGGTCCGCGGACGGCCGGAAAAGGCCGCCGGGGGGACGGGAAACGACGGTACGAGCGCCCCTTTTCGTGATTCCGCTCACCTGGCCGTCCGCAAGGTTGCCGACAGGGGAAAACGGCCGGAAAAGGACGCCGAAAGGCGACCACCCCGTCGTAACAGGATGGCCGCCCCTCGTTCACCGCTTACTGGTTGTACGGACCGTAGTCGTAGTCCTCCAGCGGGACGGCCTGGCCGGAGCCGGTGCCGAACGGGGAGTAGTCGATGTCGTCGTAGCCGACGGCCGAGTACATCGCGGCCTTGGCCTCTTCGGTCGGCTCGACCCGGATGTTGCGGTAGCGGGACAGGCCCGTACCGGCCGGGATGAGCTTACCGATGATGACGTTCTCCTTGAGGCCGATCAGGGAGTCCGACTTGGCGTTGATCGCCGCGTCGGTCAGGACCCTGGTCGTCTCCTGGAAGGACGCCGCCGACAGCCACGACTCCGTGGCCAGCGAGGCCTTGGTGATACCCATCAGCTGCGGACGGCCGGAGGCCGGGTGGCCGCCTTCCGTGACCACACGACGGTTCTCGGTCTCGAACTTCGAGCGCTCGACAAGCTCGCCCGGCAGCAGTTCCGCGTCGCCGGACTCGATGATCGTCACGCGGCGGAGCATCTGCCGGATGATGATCTCGATGTGCTTGTCGTGGATCGACACACCCTGCGAGTTGTACACCCGCTGGACCTCGCCGACCAGGTGGACCTGGACCGCGCGCTGACCAAGGATGCGCAGCACGTCGTGCGGGTTGGTGGCACCCACGGTGAGCTTCTGGCCCACCTCGACGCGGTCGCCCTCGCCCACGAGCAGACGGGCACGCTTGGAGATCGGGAAGGGCGTCTCCTCGCTGCCGTCGTCCGGGGTGACGACGAGCTTCTTCGTCTTCTCGGTCTCCTCGATGCGAACGGTGCCCGCGGCCTCGGAGATCGGGGCGACACCCTTCGGCGTACGGGCTTCGAAGAGCTCGACGACTCGGGGCAGACCCTGGGTGATGTCGTCACCGGCCACACCACCGGTGTGGAAGGTACGCATCGTCAGCTGGGTACCGGGCTCACCGATGGACTGGGCGGCGATGATGCCGACCGCCTCACCGATGTCGACCAGCTTGCCGGTGGCCAGCGAGCGGCCGTAGCAGAAGGCACACGTGCCGACAGCGGACTCGCAGGTCAGGACCGAGCGGGTCTTGACCTCCTCGACGCCGTTGGCGACCAGGGCGTCGATCAGGACATCGCCCAGGTCGACGTTGGCCGGCGCGATGACCTTGCCGTCCACGACGACGTCCTCGGCGAGCATCCGCGCGTACACGGACGTCTCGACGTCCTCCGTCTTGTGGAGCCTGCCGTCCTCGCCCTTCTTGGCGATCTTCAGCTTGAGGCCGCGGTCGGTGCCGCAGTCCTCCTCGCGGATGATCACGTCCTGCGAGACGTCCACCAGACGACGGGTGAGGTAACCCGAGTCGGCGGTACGCAGGGCGGTGTCGGCGAGACCCTTACGGGCACCGTGCGTGGAGATGAAGTACTCCAGCACCGACAGACCTTCACGGAAGGACGCCTTGATGGGACGAGGGATCGTCTCGTTCTTGGCGTTGGACACCAGACCACGCATACCGGCGATCTGACGCATCTGCATCATGTTTCCGCGGGCACCCGAGTTGACCATCATCGAGACGGGGTTGGTCTTCGGGAAGTTCGCGTTCATCGCCTCGGCGACCTCGTTGGTCGCCTTGGTCCAGATCGCGATGAGCTCCTGCGTGCGCTCTTCCTTGGTGATCAGACCGCGCTCGTACTGCTTCTGGACCTTCTCGTCCTGCGCCTCGTAACCCTGGACGATCGCCTTCTTCGCGTCGGGTACGACGATGTCGGAGATCGCCACGGTCACACCGGAGCGGGTCGCCCAGAAGAAGCCGGCCGCCTTCAGGTTGTCGAGCGTCGCCGCCACAATGACCTTGGGGTAGCGCTCGGCCAGGTCGTTGACGATCTCGGAGAGCTGCTTCTTGCCCACCGAGTAGTCGACGAACGGGTAGTCCTCGGGCAGCAGCTCATTGAAGAGCGCGCGGCCCAGGGTCGTACGCAGCCGGAACGGGTCGCCCTGCTGCCACTCGGCGTCCGCCTGGCCGTCCTCGCCCACCGGCGGGGTCCAGCCGCGCGGCGGGATGGTGCCCACCGGGAAGCGGATGTCGACCTTCGCCTGGAGCGACAGCTCCCGGTTGTCGAACGCCATGGTCGCCTCGGCGGTCGAACCGAAGGACCGGTCCGCGCCGATGACCTTGCGCTCCTCCTCGTCCGTGGTGAGGAAGAAGAGGCCGAGCACCATGTCCTGGGTGGGCATGGTGACGGGACGGCCGTCGGCCGGCTTGAGGATGTTGTTCGAGGACAGCATCAGGATGCGGGCCTCGGCCTGCGCCTCCGCGGAGAGCGGCAGGTGCACGGCCATCTGGTCACCGTCGAAGTCCGCGTTGAACGCGGTGCAGACGAGCGGGTGGATCTGGATGGCCTTGCCCTCGACCAGCTGCGGCTCGAAGGCCTGGATGCCCAGGCGGTGCAGGGTCGGTGCGCGGTTCAGCAGCACCGGGTGCTCGGCGATGACCTCTTCGAGCACGTCGTACACGACCGTACGGCCGCGCTCGACCATGCGCTTCGCCGACTTGATGTTCTGCGCGTGGTTCAGGTCCACCAGGCGCTTCATCACGAACGGCTTGAAGAGCTCCAGCGCCATGGCCTTCGGCAGCCCGCACTGGTGCAGCTTGAGCTGCGGGCCGACGACGATCACGGAACGGGCCGAGTAGTCGACTCGCTTGCCGAGCAGGTTCTGACGGAAACGACCCTGCTTGCCCTTGAGCATGTCGCTCAGGGACTTCAGCGGGCGGTTGCCGGGACCGGTGACCGGGCGACCGCGGCGGCCGTTGTCGAACAGCGCGTCGACGGCCTCCTGGAGCATCCGCTTCTCGTTGTTCACGATGATCTCGGGGGCACCGAGGTCGAGAAGGCGCTTGAGGCGGTTGTTCCGGTTGATCACACGGCGGTACAGGTCGTTCAGGTCGGAGGTCGCGAAACGGCCACCGTCCAGCTGCACCATCGGCCGCAGGTCCGGCGGGATCACCGGCACGCAGTCCAGCACCATGCCCTTGGGGCTGTTGCTGGTCTGGAGGAACGCCGAGACGACCTTGAGGCGCTTGAGCGCGCGGGTCTTCTTCTGGCCCTTGCCGGTACGGATGATCTCGCGGAGGCGCTCGGCCTCCTCCTCCAGGTCGAAGGACTCCAGGCGCTTCTGAAGCGCCGCGGCACCCATCGATCCGTCGAAGTACGTACCGAAGCGGTCACGCAGCTCGCGGTAGAGCAGCTCGTCGCCCTCCAGGTCCTGGACCTTGAGGTTCTTGAAGCGGTTCCACACCTCGTCGAGACGGTCGATCTCGCGCTGCGCACGGTCGCGCAGCTGCTTCATCTCCCGCTCGGCACCTTCGCGCACCTTGCGGCGCACGTCGGCCTTGGCGCCCTCGGCCTCCAGCTCGGCCAGGTCGGTCTCGAGCTTCTTGGCGCGGGCCTCGAGGTCGGAGTCACGCCGGTTCTCGGTCTGCTGGCGCTCTACGGAGACGTGGGCCTCCAGCGACGGCAGATCGCGCGTACGGCGCTCCTCGTCCACGAACGTGATCATGTACGCGGCGAAGTAGATGACCTTTTCGAGGTCCTTCGGCGCGAGGTCCAGCAGGTATCCCAGACGGGACGGGACACCCTTGAAGTACCAGATGTGGGTGACGGGAGCGGCAAGCTCGATGTGGCCCATCCGCTCACGGCGCACCTTGGCGCGCGTGACCTCTACGCCACAACGCTCACAGATGATGCCCTTGAAGCGGACACGCTTGTACTTGCCGCAGTAGCACTCCCAGTCCCGGGTAGGACCGAAGATCTTCTCGCAGAAGAGTCCGTCCTTCTCGGGCTTGAGCGTGCGGTAGTTGATGGTCTCCGGCTTCTTCACTTCGCCGTGGGACCAGGTCCGGATGTCGTCCGCGGTGGCGAGGCCAATCCGCAGCTCGTCGAAGAAGTTGACGTCGAGCACTTGTCGTCAATCCCTCTTTCGGGGTCGAGTCTCAAATCATGGTCTGTACGGGTCCGGGAGGAGCCGGCCGCCCCGAGACGGGGGCGGCCGGACAACCCGTCAGACCTCTTCGACGCTGCTCGGCTCTCGCCGGGACAGGTCGATACCGAGCTCCTCCGCCGCGCGGAAGACGTCCTCGTCCGTGTCGCGCATCTCGATGGACATGCCGTCCGAGGACAGCACCTCCACGTTGAGGCAGAGCGACTGCATCTCCTTGATGAGCACCTTGAAGGACTCGGGGATGCCGGGCTCGGGGATGTTCTCGCCCTTGACGATGGCCTCGTAGACCTTCACGCGGCCGGTCACGTCGTCGGACTTGATCGTCAGCAGCTCCTGGAGGGCGTAAGCGGCGCCGTAAGCCTCCAGCGCCCACACCTCCATCTCACCGAAGCGCTGACCACCGAACTGGGCCTTACCACCCAGCGGCTGCTGGGTGATCATCGAGTACGGTCCGGTCGACCGGGCGTGCAGCTTGTCGTCGACCAGGTGGTGGAGCTTGAGGATGTACATGTAGCCGACCGAGATCGGCTCCGGGAACGGCTCGCCGGAGCGGCCGTCGAACATGTTCGCCTTGCCGGACGGCTGCACCATCCGGTTGCCGTCGCGGTTCGGGATCGTGGCCTCGAAGAGACCGGAGATCTCGTCCTCGCGGGCACCGTCGAAGACCGGGGTGGCGACGTTGGTGCCGGCGGCGACGTCGTCGGCGCCGATGACCTTGAGCCGCTCCATCCACTCCTCGCTGCCCTCGACCTTCCATCCCTGGCTGGCGAGCCAGCCGAGGTGGATCTCGAGGACCTGTCCCGGGTTCATTCGGGACGGGACACCCAGCGGGTTGAGGATGATGTCGACCGGGGTGCCGTCCTCCAGGAACGGCATGTCCTCGATCGGCAGGATCTTCGAGATGACGCCCTTGTTGCCGTGACGTCCGGCGAGCTTGTCACCATCGGTGATCTTGCGCTTCTGCGCGACGTACACACGAACCAGCTGGTTCACGCCGGGCGGCAGTTCGTCGCCCTCCTCGCGGTCGAAGACACGCACGCCGATGATCTTGCCGACCTCGCCGTGCGGCACCTTCAGCGAGGTGTCGCGTACCTCACGCGCCTTCTCACCGAAGATCGCGCGGAGCAGACGCTCCTCCGGGGTGAGCTCGGTCTCGCCCTTGGGCGTGACCTTGCCGACCAGGATGTCCCCGGCGACGACCTCGGCACCGATACGGATGATGCCGCGCTCGTCGAGGTCCGCGAGGACCTCTTCGGAGACGTTCGGGATGTCCCGGGTGATCTCCTCGGGGCCGAGCTTGGTGTCCCGGGCGTCGACCTCGTGCTCCTCGATGTGGATCGAAGAGAGGACGTCGTCCTGGACCAGCCGCTGGCTGAGGATGATCGCGTCTTCGTAGTTGTGGCCCTCCCACGGCATGAACGCCACGAGGAGGTTCTTGCCGAGCGCCATCTCACCCATCTGGGTGGCGGGCCCGTCGGCCAGGACCTGCTCCGCGACGACCCGGTCGCCCTCGTTGACGACAACCTTCTGGTTGACCGAGGTGCCCTGGTTGGAGCGGGAGAACTTGGCGATGCGGTACGTGGTGTACGTGCCGTCGTCGTTGGCGACGGTGATGTAGTCCGCGGATACCTCCTGGACCACACCCTCCTTCTCCGCCTTGACGACGTCGCCGGCGTCCACCGCGCAGCGGTACTCCATGCCGGTGCCGACGAGCGGCGCCTCCGACGTGATCAGGGGCACGGCCTGGCGCATCATGTTCGCGCCCATGAGGGCGCGGTTGGCGTCGTCGTGCTCCAGGAACGGGATCATCGCGGTCGCGACCGACACCATCTGGCGCGGCGAGACGTCCATGTAGTCGACGTCGTCGCCGGGGATGTAGTCGACCTCGCCGCCACGACGGCGGACGAGGACGCGCGGCTCGGTGAACCGCATCTCCTCGGACAGCGTCGCGTTGGCCTGCGCGATGACGAAGCGGTCCTCCTCGTCGGCGGTCAGGTAGTCGACGTCGTCG includes:
- the rpsL gene encoding 30S ribosomal protein S12 produces the protein MPTIQQLVRKGRQDKVEKNNTPALDGSPQRRGVCTRVFTTTPKKPNSALRKVARVRLTSGIEVTAYIPGEGHNLQEHSIVLVRGGRVKDLPGVRYKIIRGSLDTQGVKNRKQARSRYGAKKEK
- the rpoB gene encoding DNA-directed RNA polymerase subunit beta — encoded protein: MAASRNASTTNMNNGASTAPLRISFAKIKEPLEVPNLLALQTESFDWLLGNAAWKARVETALENGQDVPRKSGLEEIFEEISPIEDFSGSMSLTFRDHRFEPPKNSIDECKERDFTFAAPLFVTAEFTNNETGEIKSQTVFMGDFPLMTNKGTFVINGTERVVVSQLVRSPGVYFDSNIDKTSDKDIFSSKIIPSRGAWLEMEIDKRDMVGVRIDRKRKQSVTVLLKALGWTTEQILEEFGEYESMRATLEKDHTQGQDDALLDIYRKLRPGEPPTREAAQTLLENLYFNPKRYDLAKVGRYKVNKKLGAEEPLDAGVLTTDDIIATIKYLVKLHAGETETVGESGTTIVVETDDIDHFGNRRLRNVGELIQNQVRTGLARMERVVRERMTTQDVEAITPQTLINIRPVVASIKEFFGTSQLSQFMDQNNPLSGLTHKRRLSALGPGGLSRERAGFEVRDVHPSHYGRMCPIETPEGPNIGLIGSLASYGRVNAFGFVETPYRKVVDGVVTDDVDYLTADEEDRFVIAQANATLSEEMRFTEPRVLVRRRGGEVDYIPGDDVDYMDVSPRQMVSVATAMIPFLEHDDANRALMGANMMRQAVPLITSEAPLVGTGMEYRCAVDAGDVVKAEKEGVVQEVSADYITVANDDGTYTTYRIAKFSRSNQGTSVNQKVVVNEGDRVVAEQVLADGPATQMGEMALGKNLLVAFMPWEGHNYEDAIILSQRLVQDDVLSSIHIEEHEVDARDTKLGPEEITRDIPNVSEEVLADLDERGIIRIGAEVVAGDILVGKVTPKGETELTPEERLLRAIFGEKAREVRDTSLKVPHGEVGKIIGVRVFDREEGDELPPGVNQLVRVYVAQKRKITDGDKLAGRHGNKGVISKILPIEDMPFLEDGTPVDIILNPLGVPSRMNPGQVLEIHLGWLASQGWKVEGSEEWMERLKVIGADDVAAGTNVATPVFDGAREDEISGLFEATIPNRDGNRMVQPSGKANMFDGRSGEPFPEPISVGYMYILKLHHLVDDKLHARSTGPYSMITQQPLGGKAQFGGQRFGEMEVWALEAYGAAYALQELLTIKSDDVTGRVKVYEAIVKGENIPEPGIPESFKVLIKEMQSLCLNVEVLSSDGMSIEMRDTDEDVFRAAEELGIDLSRREPSSVEEV
- the rpsG gene encoding 30S ribosomal protein S7; amino-acid sequence: MPRKGPAPKRPVIIDPVYGSPLVTSLINKILLNGKRSTAERIVYGAMEGLRDKTGNDPVITLKRALENVKPTLEVKSRRVGGATYQVPIEVKPGRAATLALRWVVGYSRARREKTMTERLMNELLDASNGLGAAVKKREDTHKMAESNKAFAHYRW
- a CDS encoding DNA-directed RNA polymerase subunit beta', whose amino-acid sequence is MLDVNFFDELRIGLATADDIRTWSHGEVKKPETINYRTLKPEKDGLFCEKIFGPTRDWECYCGKYKRVRFKGIICERCGVEVTRAKVRRERMGHIELAAPVTHIWYFKGVPSRLGYLLDLAPKDLEKVIYFAAYMITFVDEERRTRDLPSLEAHVSVERQQTENRRDSDLEARAKKLETDLAELEAEGAKADVRRKVREGAEREMKQLRDRAQREIDRLDEVWNRFKNLKVQDLEGDELLYRELRDRFGTYFDGSMGAAALQKRLESFDLEEEAERLREIIRTGKGQKKTRALKRLKVVSAFLQTSNSPKGMVLDCVPVIPPDLRPMVQLDGGRFATSDLNDLYRRVINRNNRLKRLLDLGAPEIIVNNEKRMLQEAVDALFDNGRRGRPVTGPGNRPLKSLSDMLKGKQGRFRQNLLGKRVDYSARSVIVVGPQLKLHQCGLPKAMALELFKPFVMKRLVDLNHAQNIKSAKRMVERGRTVVYDVLEEVIAEHPVLLNRAPTLHRLGIQAFEPQLVEGKAIQIHPLVCTAFNADFDGDQMAVHLPLSAEAQAEARILMLSSNNILKPADGRPVTMPTQDMVLGLFFLTTDEEERKVIGADRSFGSTAEATMAFDNRELSLQAKVDIRFPVGTIPPRGWTPPVGEDGQADAEWQQGDPFRLRTTLGRALFNELLPEDYPFVDYSVGKKQLSEIVNDLAERYPKVIVAATLDNLKAAGFFWATRSGVTVAISDIVVPDAKKAIVQGYEAQDEKVQKQYERGLITKEERTQELIAIWTKATNEVAEAMNANFPKTNPVSMMVNSGARGNMMQMRQIAGMRGLVSNAKNETIPRPIKASFREGLSVLEYFISTHGARKGLADTALRTADSGYLTRRLVDVSQDVIIREEDCGTDRGLKLKIAKKGEDGRLHKTEDVETSVYARMLAEDVVVDGKVIAPANVDLGDVLIDALVANGVEEVKTRSVLTCESAVGTCAFCYGRSLATGKLVDIGEAVGIIAAQSIGEPGTQLTMRTFHTGGVAGDDITQGLPRVVELFEARTPKGVAPISEAAGTVRIEETEKTKKLVVTPDDGSEETPFPISKRARLLVGEGDRVEVGQKLTVGATNPHDVLRILGQRAVQVHLVGEVQRVYNSQGVSIHDKHIEIIIRQMLRRVTIIESGDAELLPGELVERSKFETENRRVVTEGGHPASGRPQLMGITKASLATESWLSAASFQETTRVLTDAAINAKSDSLIGLKENVIIGKLIPAGTGLSRYRNIRVEPTEEAKAAMYSAVGYDDIDYSPFGTGSGQAVPLEDYDYGPYNQ
- the fusA gene encoding elongation factor G gives rise to the protein MATTSLDLAKVRNIGIMAHIDAGKTTTTERILFYTGVSYKIGEVHDGAATMDWMEQEQERGITITSAATTCHWPLEDVDHTINIIDTPGHVDFTVEVERSLRVLDGAVTVFDGVAGVEPQSETVWRQADRYGVPRICFINKLDRTGAEFHRCVDMIVDRLGAVPLVMQLPIGAEGDFKGVVDLVTMKALVWSEEATKGEMYDTVDIPATHTEAADEWRGKLIEAVAEHDDEVMELYLEGQEPSQELLYAAIRRITLASKGAADSVTVTPVFCGTAFKNKGVQPLLDAVVRYLPSPLDVDAIEGHDVKDPEKIIKRRPSDDEPFAGLAFKIASDPHLGKLTFVRIYSGRLEAGTAVLNSVKGKKERIGKIYRMHANKREEIESVGAGDIVAVMGLKQTTTGETLSDDKHPVILESMDFPAPVIQVAIEPKSKGDQERLGVAIQRLAEEDPSFQVHSDEETGQTIIGGMGELHLEVLVDRMKREFRVEANVGKPQVAYRETIRKTVDRVDYTHKKQTGGTGQFAKVQISIEPLVDSDVPYEFVNKVTGGRIPREYIPSVDAGAQEAMQFGILAGYEMVGVRVTLLDGGYHEVDSSELAFKIAGSQAFKEGARKASPVLLEPMMAVEVTTPEDYMGDVIGDLNSRRGQIQAMEERSGARVVKGLVPLSEMFGYVGDLRSKTSGRASYSMQFDSYAEVPRNVAEEIIAKAKGE